The Sagittula sp. P11 genome window below encodes:
- a CDS encoding aminotransferase, with the protein MTTRTEATFFPPIPEAQRWLQGVEFPADRPLLNLAQAAPADPPPPAMRRAMAELIEVPSSHLYGPVLGHGDLRAALAEDWARHYGGTVEAAQVGITAGCNQAFAATLSALTTEGDEVIVPTPWYFNHKMWMDMSGVVAVPLPTDDTLIPDPEAARALITPRTKAISIVTPNNPAGVEYPAETLSALFDLCRETGIRLIVDETYRDFATHTGAPHDLLARPDWADTLIQLYSFSKAYRLTGHRVGAVIGDAELLHQIEKFQDTVAICAPSLGQKAALHGLQTLAQWKAEQRDEILARRAALAEAFAPLEVKGWRLKGLGAYFAYVEHPFAMGAADLAPLLVREAGVLILPATMFTPPEDPSGDRHFRIAFANAGAESLRALCTRLAALDLPPLQPL; encoded by the coding sequence ATGACCACCCGTACCGAAGCCACCTTCTTTCCGCCGATCCCGGAAGCGCAGCGCTGGCTGCAGGGCGTGGAGTTTCCCGCCGACCGGCCGCTCCTGAACCTCGCACAGGCCGCGCCCGCCGACCCGCCGCCGCCCGCGATGCGGCGCGCCATGGCGGAACTGATCGAGGTGCCGTCTAGCCATCTTTACGGCCCCGTCCTCGGACACGGCGACCTGCGCGCCGCGCTGGCAGAGGACTGGGCGCGCCATTACGGCGGCACGGTGGAGGCAGCGCAGGTGGGCATCACCGCGGGCTGCAATCAGGCCTTTGCCGCGACGCTGTCGGCGCTGACCACGGAAGGGGATGAAGTCATCGTCCCAACCCCATGGTACTTCAACCACAAAATGTGGATGGACATGTCGGGTGTGGTGGCCGTTCCGCTGCCCACGGACGACACTCTGATCCCCGATCCGGAGGCTGCCCGCGCGCTCATCACGCCGCGGACGAAGGCGATCTCCATCGTGACGCCGAACAATCCCGCGGGCGTCGAATACCCGGCAGAGACGCTCTCGGCGCTTTTCGATCTGTGCCGCGAGACCGGGATCAGGCTGATCGTGGACGAGACCTACCGCGACTTCGCCACCCACACCGGCGCGCCGCATGACCTGCTGGCCCGCCCCGACTGGGCCGACACGCTGATCCAGCTTTACAGCTTTTCAAAGGCCTACCGGCTGACCGGCCATCGTGTGGGCGCGGTGATCGGCGATGCCGAGCTTCTGCACCAGATCGAGAAGTTCCAGGACACGGTGGCGATCTGCGCGCCCTCGCTGGGCCAGAAGGCGGCGCTGCACGGGTTGCAGACGCTGGCGCAGTGGAAGGCCGAACAGCGCGACGAGATCCTCGCCCGCCGCGCCGCCCTGGCCGAAGCGTTCGCCCCGCTCGAGGTGAAAGGCTGGCGGCTGAAGGGGCTGGGCGCTTACTTTGCCTATGTCGAGCATCCCTTCGCCATGGGGGCCGCGGACCTGGCGCCGCTGCTGGTGCGCGAGGCGGGTGTGCTGATCCTGCCCGCGACGATGTTCACCCCGCCTGAGGACCCCTCCGGCGACCGGCATTTCCGCATCGCCTTTGCCAATGCCGGGGCCGAGAGCCTGCGCGCGCTCTGCACGCGGCTGGCCGCACTGGACCTGCCCCCCTTGCAGCCCCTGTGA
- a CDS encoding peptidylprolyl isomerase produces MSKKKGGVGKTGGYILLGLLLLGLGGFGATNFGGSVSSIGKVGEAEIPASDYFRAIQQEMRAVQAQTGQALTFQQARAMGIPDMVLSRVVTSAALENEAAQLGISVGDERLAQDLREIPAFQGVDGSFDRESYRLALQGAGFSEREFEEQLRAESASTLLQNAIQAGVVLPPVYAQTLVSYTGERRAFTWAELGAEQLTTGLPVPTDEDLQTFYDENIDRYTRPTTRKITYAWLTPAMIVDTVEVPEDRLRATYEERSAEFNMPERRLVERLVYSSEEAAQEAAERVASGDVPFETLVIERGLDLADTDMGDVTEAALGEAGDAVFAADVGEVVQAPSDLGPALYRVNAVLAAQSTSFEEAVPQMRDTLALDQARRVIEGLANQLDDELAAGATLEDLAGDTEMELGQIDWTSSSSEGIAGYAAFNEAAAEAETGDYPAMAELGDGGLFALRLDEIQEAAPYPFEEVRDRVAQDWEANARATALADQAEALAGQLSGDTGFDDLNLRARTVDEGLTRNANTDDVPQAVLTQVFTMSEGEAAAVKGAGTAYVVRLDEIIEVDPEDENVRQFRQLFAQQADQDVSQDLFRALAQDIQSRAGVEIDQAAVNAVLANFQ; encoded by the coding sequence ATGAGCAAGAAAAAAGGCGGCGTCGGCAAGACAGGCGGGTACATCCTGCTGGGTCTGCTGCTCCTCGGTCTGGGCGGTTTCGGGGCCACCAATTTCGGCGGCAGCGTGTCGAGCATTGGCAAGGTCGGCGAGGCGGAGATTCCCGCCTCCGACTACTTCCGCGCCATCCAGCAGGAAATGCGCGCCGTGCAGGCACAGACGGGTCAGGCGCTGACCTTCCAGCAGGCGCGCGCCATGGGCATTCCGGACATGGTGCTGAGCCGCGTTGTGACCTCTGCGGCGCTCGAGAACGAGGCCGCGCAGCTTGGCATCTCCGTCGGCGACGAACGTCTGGCGCAGGACCTGCGCGAGATCCCGGCCTTCCAGGGGGTCGACGGCTCCTTCGACCGGGAATCCTACCGCCTTGCCCTGCAGGGCGCCGGCTTCTCCGAACGCGAGTTCGAGGAACAGCTGCGGGCCGAAAGCGCCTCCACCCTGCTGCAGAACGCGATCCAGGCAGGCGTTGTCCTGCCGCCGGTCTATGCGCAGACGCTGGTGTCCTACACCGGCGAGCGCCGCGCCTTCACCTGGGCGGAGCTTGGAGCGGAGCAGCTGACCACCGGCCTGCCGGTGCCCACCGACGAAGATCTGCAGACCTTCTACGACGAGAACATCGACCGCTACACCCGCCCCACGACGCGCAAGATCACCTACGCGTGGCTGACGCCCGCGATGATCGTCGACACCGTCGAGGTGCCCGAGGACAGGCTGCGCGCCACCTACGAGGAGCGTTCAGCCGAGTTCAACATGCCGGAGCGCCGTCTTGTGGAACGGCTGGTCTATTCGTCCGAAGAGGCCGCACAGGAAGCCGCCGAACGCGTCGCCAGCGGCGACGTGCCCTTCGAGACGCTGGTCATCGAACGCGGGCTCGACCTTGCCGACACCGACATGGGCGACGTGACCGAAGCCGCGCTGGGTGAGGCGGGCGACGCGGTCTTTGCCGCGGACGTGGGTGAGGTCGTGCAGGCCCCCTCCGACCTCGGGCCCGCGCTTTACCGGGTGAACGCGGTTCTGGCCGCGCAGAGCACCAGCTTCGAAGAGGCCGTGCCGCAGATGCGCGACACGCTGGCGCTGGATCAGGCCCGCCGCGTGATCGAGGGGCTCGCCAACCAGCTTGACGACGAACTGGCCGCGGGCGCCACGCTCGAAGACCTTGCCGGCGACACGGAGATGGAGCTGGGCCAGATCGACTGGACCTCTTCCAGCAGCGAGGGCATCGCCGGCTACGCGGCCTTCAACGAGGCGGCTGCCGAGGCGGAGACCGGCGATTACCCGGCCATGGCCGAACTGGGCGACGGCGGGCTTTTCGCCCTGCGCCTCGACGAAATCCAGGAAGCCGCGCCCTACCCGTTCGAAGAAGTCCGCGACCGCGTGGCCCAGGACTGGGAGGCCAATGCACGCGCCACGGCGCTGGCGGATCAGGCAGAGGCGCTGGCCGGTCAGCTTTCCGGCGACACCGGGTTCGACGATCTGAACCTGCGCGCCCGGACGGTGGACGAGGGCCTGACCCGCAATGCCAATACCGACGATGTGCCGCAGGCGGTGCTGACGCAGGTCTTCACCATGTCCGAGGGCGAGGCCGCCGCCGTCAAGGGTGCCGGCACCGCCTACGTCGTGCGCCTCGACGAGATCATCGAGGTCGACCCGGAGGACGAGAATGTCCGCCAGTTCCGCCAGCTCTTTGCGCAGCAGGCCGATCAGGACGTGAGCCAGGACCTGTTCCGGGCGCTTGCGCAGGACATCCAGTCCCGTGCCGGTGTCGAGATCGACCAGGCCGCGGTCAACGCCGTCCTCGCGAACTTCCAGTAA
- the trpE gene encoding anthranilate synthase component I yields the protein MPTLTPAFDAFATRYQAGENQIVYTRLAADLDTPVSLMLKLTGAAKDTFVLESVTGGEVRGRYSMIGMKPDLVWQCHGDKARINRHARFDPDAFEPMDADPLTALRAVLAESKIDLPEDLPQAAAGLFGYLGYDMIRLVERLPNVNPDPLGLPDAVLMRPSVVAVLDGVKGEVTVVSPAWVQDGVPARAAYAQAAERVMDAVRDLERAMPQASRDLGEAADLGEPVSNFTHEEYKGAVNKAKEYIKAGDIFQVVPSQRWTQDFPLPPFTLYRSLRRTNPSPFMFYFNFGGFQVIGASPEILVRVFGNEVTIRPIAGTRPRGATPEEDNALEADLLADQKELAEHLMLLDLGRNDTGRVSKIGTVRPTEKFIIERYSHVMHIVSNVVGELSEEHDALSALLAGLPAGTVSGAPKVRAMEIIDELEPEKRGVYGGGVGYFSAGGDMDMCIALRTAIVKDQKLYIQAGGGVVYDSDPEAEYMETVHKSNAIRRAAADAARFTGNGNG from the coding sequence ATGCCCACGCTGACCCCCGCCTTCGACGCCTTCGCGACCCGCTACCAGGCGGGCGAGAACCAGATCGTCTACACCCGGCTGGCCGCCGACCTCGACACGCCGGTGTCGCTGATGCTGAAGCTGACGGGCGCGGCCAAGGACACCTTCGTCCTCGAATCCGTCACCGGCGGCGAGGTGCGCGGGCGCTACTCGATGATCGGCATGAAACCGGACCTCGTCTGGCAGTGTCATGGCGACAAGGCGCGGATCAACCGTCACGCGCGGTTCGACCCCGACGCGTTCGAGCCGATGGACGCCGACCCGTTGACCGCCCTGCGCGCCGTCCTGGCGGAATCGAAGATCGATCTGCCGGAGGACCTGCCGCAGGCCGCCGCCGGGCTGTTCGGCTACCTGGGCTACGACATGATCCGGCTGGTGGAGCGCCTGCCGAACGTGAACCCCGACCCGCTGGGCCTGCCCGACGCGGTGCTGATGCGCCCCTCCGTCGTGGCGGTTCTGGACGGCGTGAAGGGCGAAGTCACCGTCGTCTCGCCCGCCTGGGTGCAGGACGGCGTGCCCGCGCGCGCTGCCTATGCGCAGGCGGCGGAACGGGTGATGGACGCGGTGCGCGACCTCGAACGCGCGATGCCGCAGGCCAGCCGCGACCTCGGCGAGGCCGCCGACCTGGGCGAGCCCGTTTCGAACTTCACGCACGAGGAATACAAGGGCGCGGTCAACAAGGCCAAGGAGTACATCAAGGCGGGCGACATCTTCCAGGTGGTGCCCTCGCAGCGCTGGACGCAGGACTTCCCGCTGCCGCCCTTCACGCTTTACCGTTCGCTGCGGCGCACCAACCCGTCGCCCTTCATGTTCTACTTCAACTTCGGCGGCTTCCAGGTGATCGGCGCCTCGCCGGAGATCCTCGTCCGGGTCTTCGGCAACGAGGTGACGATCCGCCCCATCGCGGGCACCCGTCCGCGCGGCGCCACCCCCGAAGAGGACAACGCCCTCGAAGCGGATCTGCTGGCGGACCAGAAGGAACTGGCCGAACACCTCATGCTGCTCGACCTCGGGCGCAACGACACCGGCCGCGTGTCGAAGATCGGCACCGTCCGCCCGACCGAGAAGTTCATCATCGAGCGCTACAGCCATGTGATGCATATCGTCTCGAACGTGGTCGGCGAGCTGTCGGAGGAGCACGACGCCCTCTCTGCCCTTCTGGCGGGTCTGCCCGCGGGCACGGTCAGCGGCGCGCCGAAGGTCCGCGCGATGGAGATCATCGACGAGCTCGAGCCGGAAAAGCGCGGCGTCTACGGCGGCGGCGTTGGCTATTTCAGCGCCGGTGGCGACATGGACATGTGCATCGCGCTGCGCACCGCGATCGTGAAGGACCAGAAGCTGTATATCCAGGCCGGTGGCGGCGTGGTCTACGACAGCGACCCCGAGGCCGAGTATATGGAGACCGTACACAAGTCGAACGCCATCCGGCGCGCGGCAGCGGACGCCGCGCGCTTTACCGGCAACGGCAACGGCTGA
- a CDS encoding SufE family protein, with protein sequence MAQKAFEEVVEDFEFLEDWEDRYRMVIEMGKAMEPMPDALKTPATKVHGCQAQVWLYPKTENGIFHFLGDSDGIIQRGLISLLSLLYDGLPISQVAEVDARMELGRLGLESHLTRARSDGLAAMIKRIRESAT encoded by the coding sequence ATGGCCCAGAAAGCGTTCGAAGAGGTGGTTGAGGATTTCGAGTTCCTCGAGGACTGGGAAGACCGCTACCGCATGGTGATCGAGATGGGAAAAGCGATGGAGCCGATGCCCGATGCGCTCAAGACACCGGCGACCAAAGTACATGGCTGCCAAGCGCAGGTTTGGCTCTATCCCAAAACCGAAAACGGGATATTCCATTTCCTCGGCGACTCAGACGGGATTATTCAACGCGGGCTTATCTCATTGCTCTCTCTCTTATATGATGGATTGCCAATTAGTCAGGTTGCAGAAGTGGATGCCCGAATGGAACTGGGACGATTGGGCTTGGAAAGTCACTTAACTAGAGCACGTTCCGATGGTCTGGCCGCCATGATAAAGCGTATCCGCGAGTCTGCGACGTGA
- the rnd gene encoding ribonuclease D translates to MQTLTTTEELSDFCARAKGQPYITVDTEFLRERTYYSKLCLIQLALPGKGDEDAVLVDPMVDGLSLDPLLDLFRDESIVKVFHAARQDLEIFYIDHGVIPQPLFDTQVAAMVCGFGEQVGYETLVKRIAKQQLDKSSRFTDWSRRPLTDAQKSYALADVTHLRQIYEFLAGKLEESGRARWVAEELGVLTDPETYITRPRDAWQRVKTRSNAPRFLAIVRELAAFRETYAQERNIPRNRVFKDDALVELASTKPMSANDLSRSRLLLREARKGPIADGILEAVKAGVECPKDDLPEADTVRDKLQVNPALADLLRVLLKAKTERFGVASKLIAPATDLDAIAAGMRDVPALSGWRREVFGEDALRLCSGQIALAARGKNVDVIEL, encoded by the coding sequence ATGCAGACATTGACGACGACCGAAGAGCTTTCCGATTTCTGTGCCCGTGCCAAGGGCCAGCCGTACATCACCGTCGATACGGAGTTCCTCCGTGAACGGACCTATTATTCCAAGCTGTGCCTGATCCAGCTTGCGCTGCCCGGCAAGGGTGACGAGGACGCCGTGCTGGTCGATCCGATGGTGGACGGGCTGTCGCTGGACCCTCTGCTGGACCTCTTCCGCGACGAGAGCATCGTGAAGGTGTTCCACGCCGCCCGGCAGGATCTGGAGATCTTCTACATCGATCACGGGGTCATCCCGCAGCCGCTGTTCGACACGCAGGTGGCCGCCATGGTCTGCGGTTTCGGCGAGCAGGTCGGCTACGAGACGCTGGTCAAGCGCATCGCCAAGCAACAGCTCGACAAGTCCTCGCGCTTCACCGACTGGTCGCGCCGCCCGCTGACGGACGCGCAGAAGTCCTACGCGCTGGCCGATGTGACGCACCTGCGCCAGATCTACGAATTCCTCGCGGGCAAGCTGGAGGAAAGCGGACGGGCGCGCTGGGTCGCCGAGGAACTGGGCGTCCTGACCGATCCGGAAACCTACATCACCCGCCCGCGCGACGCTTGGCAGCGGGTGAAGACACGGTCCAACGCGCCGCGCTTCCTTGCCATCGTGCGTGAACTGGCGGCCTTCCGCGAAACCTACGCGCAGGAGCGCAACATCCCGCGCAACCGCGTGTTCAAGGACGACGCGCTGGTCGAGCTGGCCTCGACCAAGCCGATGTCGGCCAATGACCTGTCGCGTTCGCGCCTGCTGCTGCGCGAGGCCCGCAAGGGCCCCATCGCCGACGGCATCCTCGAAGCGGTCAAGGCCGGGGTGGAATGCCCCAAGGACGACCTGCCCGAAGCCGACACCGTGCGCGACAAGCTGCAGGTGAACCCGGCGCTGGCGGATCTTCTGCGCGTGCTGCTGAAGGCCAAGACGGAGCGTTTCGGTGTGGCCTCCAAGCTGATCGCCCCGGCGACCGACCTCGACGCCATCGCGGCGGGGATGCGCGACGTGCCGGCGCTGTCCGGCTGGCGGCGCGAAGTCTTCGGCGAGGATGCGCTGCGTCTGTGCTCCGGCCAGATCGCGCTGGCAGCACGGGGCAAGAACGTCGACGTCATCGAACTCTGA
- the purN gene encoding phosphoribosylglycinamide formyltransferase codes for MKRIAILVSGGGSNMVKLVDSMTGDHPGRPVLVASNDPHAAGLTRAAERGVPVAAVDHKPFRGDRAAFEAELRRHIDAAEPDVLCLAGFMRILTPSFIAAYEGRMLNIHPSLLPKYRGLHTHARALEAGDTEAGCTVHEVTAELDEGPILGQAHVPVEPGDTPDTLAARVLTMEHKLYPAVLRRFLEGRRTPLILT; via the coding sequence GTGAAGCGCATCGCCATCCTCGTTTCCGGCGGCGGCTCCAACATGGTGAAGCTGGTCGACAGCATGACCGGCGACCATCCGGGCCGCCCGGTGCTGGTGGCGTCGAACGATCCCCATGCGGCGGGTCTGACCCGCGCGGCAGAGCGGGGCGTGCCGGTGGCGGCGGTGGATCACAAGCCGTTCCGGGGCGACCGCGCCGCCTTCGAGGCCGAACTGCGCCGCCACATCGACGCGGCCGAACCGGACGTGCTGTGCCTTGCGGGTTTCATGCGCATCCTGACGCCGTCCTTCATCGCCGCCTACGAGGGCCGGATGCTGAACATCCACCCGTCGCTTTTGCCGAAGTACCGCGGGCTGCACACCCATGCCCGCGCGCTGGAAGCCGGCGACACGGAGGCAGGCTGCACCGTGCACGAGGTCACGGCGGAACTGGACGAGGGCCCGATCCTTGGCCAGGCGCATGTCCCGGTTGAACCCGGCGACACGCCCGACACGCTGGCGGCGCGGGTTCTGACCATGGAACACAAGCTTTATCCCGCGGTCCTGCGCCGCTTCCTCGAAGGCCGTCGCACACCCCTGATCCTGACCTGA
- the purM gene encoding phosphoribosylformylglycinamidine cyclo-ligase: protein MSDGKNGLTYAAAGVDIDAGNALVERIKPAAKRTNRPGVMSGLGGFGALFDLKGAGYEDPILVGATDGVGTKLRIAIDTGLVDGVGIDLVAMCVNDLVCQGAEPLFFLDYFATGKLDTDTAARVIEGIAEGCVRSGCALIGGETAEMPGMYPAGDFDLAGFAVGAMERGRELPAGVAEDDVLLGVASNGVHSNGYSLVRKLVEVSGLGWDAPCPWGEGTLGEALLAPTTLYVKGAIAAVKDDCIHALAHITGGGLTENLPRVLPEGLGAEIDLGAWELPGIFRWLSDQGNIEEREMLKTFNCGIGMIAVVAPDKADAARAHLTEAGHEVHRIGTVTAGEGVTYRGNL from the coding sequence ATGAGCGACGGCAAGAACGGGCTGACCTACGCGGCGGCGGGCGTGGACATCGACGCGGGCAACGCGCTGGTCGAACGGATCAAGCCGGCGGCGAAACGGACCAACCGCCCCGGGGTGATGTCCGGGCTGGGCGGCTTCGGCGCGCTGTTCGACCTGAAGGGCGCGGGCTACGAGGATCCGATCCTCGTGGGGGCGACCGACGGCGTCGGCACCAAGTTGCGCATCGCCATCGACACCGGGCTGGTGGACGGCGTGGGCATCGACCTCGTCGCCATGTGCGTCAACGACCTCGTGTGCCAGGGCGCGGAGCCGCTGTTCTTCCTCGACTACTTTGCCACCGGCAAGCTCGACACCGACACCGCCGCGCGGGTCATCGAAGGCATCGCGGAGGGCTGCGTGCGGTCCGGCTGCGCGCTGATCGGCGGCGAGACGGCAGAGATGCCCGGCATGTACCCGGCGGGCGACTTCGACCTCGCGGGTTTTGCCGTGGGCGCGATGGAACGCGGACGCGAACTGCCCGCAGGCGTGGCCGAGGACGACGTGCTGCTGGGTGTGGCGTCGAACGGCGTGCACTCCAACGGCTACAGCCTCGTGCGGAAGCTGGTCGAGGTCTCGGGCCTCGGTTGGGACGCGCCGTGCCCCTGGGGCGAGGGTACGCTGGGCGAGGCGCTGCTGGCGCCGACCACGCTGTACGTCAAGGGCGCCATCGCGGCGGTCAAGGACGACTGCATCCACGCGCTGGCCCACATCACCGGCGGCGGCCTGACGGAGAACCTGCCGCGCGTCCTGCCGGAGGGCCTGGGCGCCGAGATCGACCTTGGCGCATGGGAACTACCGGGCATCTTCAGGTGGCTGTCCGATCAGGGCAACATCGAAGAGCGCGAGATGCTGAAGACCTTCAACTGCGGCATCGGCATGATCGCCGTCGTCGCACCCGACAAGGCTGACGCCGCCCGCGCCCACCTGACCGAGGCCGGGCACGAGGTGCACCGGATCGGCACGGTGACGGCGGGCGAGGGCGTCACCTACCGGGGCAACCTGTGA
- a CDS encoding M91 family zinc metallopeptidase: MCQCGKANDDACKKTENKPGATKGCEAGKGGGVVWEKQEGATDEDLAKAKQQWEDAKKRRLPDGSKPKTVEAMEALENSDKTTTIKVGPEGNSASPDSRSDSQDGTGSEGTIKYNPNKTGTYGDGVDRDPESSLAHEAYHTYEYTQGSSGDTREKREVSAAAAENEHREAKGLPQRQKYGAWDIPQYTP; the protein is encoded by the coding sequence ATGTGCCAGTGCGGAAAGGCCAACGACGACGCCTGCAAGAAGACAGAGAACAAGCCCGGCGCGACCAAGGGCTGCGAGGCCGGCAAGGGCGGCGGTGTCGTCTGGGAAAAGCAGGAAGGCGCCACCGACGAGGATCTCGCAAAGGCCAAGCAGCAGTGGGAGGACGCCAAGAAGCGCCGCCTGCCGGACGGATCGAAGCCGAAGACGGTCGAAGCGATGGAGGCGCTGGAGAACAGCGACAAGACCACGACCATCAAGGTCGGCCCCGAAGGCAACAGCGCCAGCCCGGACAGCCGGTCGGATTCGCAGGACGGCACCGGCTCCGAAGGGACGATCAAGTACAACCCGAACAAGACGGGCACCTACGGCGACGGCGTCGACCGCGACCCGGAATCTTCGCTGGCACACGAGGCCTATCACACCTACGAATACACGCAGGGCTCTTCCGGCGACACGCGGGAGAAGCGCGAGGTTTCCGCCGCGGCCGCGGAAAATGAACACCGCGAAGCCAAGGGCCTGCCGCAGCGACAGAAATACGGCGCCTGGGACATTCCGCAGTACACGCCCTGA
- a CDS encoding DUF2945 domain-containing protein, whose protein sequence is MKDYDEGDKVAWDWGNGTASGTVVNKYTRKITLKIKGSEVTRDADEDNPAYRIEQEDGDEVLKKGSELRKA, encoded by the coding sequence ATGAAGGACTACGACGAAGGCGACAAGGTCGCGTGGGACTGGGGCAACGGCACGGCCAGCGGTACGGTGGTGAATAAATACACCCGGAAGATCACGCTGAAGATCAAGGGCAGCGAGGTGACGCGCGACGCCGACGAAGACAACCCCGCCTACCGGATCGAACAGGAGGACGGCGACGAGGTCCTGAAGAAGGGGTCGGAACTGCGGAAGGCCTGA
- a CDS encoding 4Fe-4S binding protein encodes MGGRFIIAAALWLASAVIALAEVLSPEELATHIRAPMSMGAQISDNGVFELLNSGGAQAGYVFQTEPMAPLPGFSGAPINALVVLDLEGRFLDVQLLTHNEPIFVSGLGEAPFHAFMEQYRGHSISDSLVVGTPYGGASDGSGLVYLDGVTKATASVRIAHESILAAALQVAREKMGGISSGPPAYPNPEIDEDLTWDSLNENGLLTHKTLNNGEIEALFEGTLWANDDPEASADPDAPYLDLWIADLGPRSIARALLSEGTLRELDRFREISTFDEPILVVETARHGLVSPDFVRNTAPDWLGAEQNGFPVALRDADLFVQLSDQVPEALHDGTAMILRTDRRLGFDPAAPWTFTVQAIREHGVFQPQVGSVTIEAQVATDERFFVRPGETRRLSPFEEAIRNRADDLMVLAAFLALLLPVLFFAQSRLAGLRVFTPVRLTILAFVTGFIGWWGQGQLSIVTPLATLQAALSTRHFAFLLYDPFSLMIWGAVILGFLLWGRGLFCGWLCPFGALQEFAHHIGRFLHLPRLEPSRTWDQRLKKLKYVALAGLVAVTVIAPGHMDKAAEIEPFKTAITTFFLREWYYVAYAAFWLFLALFTFKGFCRYLCPLGALMAIGGTLRLRRWIPRRVECGSPCQLCAVKCNYGAILKTGAVQYDECFQCLDCVTIHDDARQCVPLILRARSTKRPPRVTGHPNEVPAE; translated from the coding sequence ATGGGAGGACGTTTCATCATCGCCGCCGCGCTCTGGCTTGCCAGTGCGGTCATCGCTCTGGCCGAGGTTCTCTCGCCCGAGGAACTCGCCACGCACATCCGTGCGCCCATGTCGATGGGCGCGCAGATCTCCGACAACGGCGTCTTTGAGCTGCTGAACTCCGGCGGGGCGCAGGCGGGCTATGTCTTCCAGACCGAACCGATGGCCCCCCTGCCCGGCTTCTCCGGCGCGCCGATCAATGCGCTTGTGGTGCTGGATCTCGAAGGCCGTTTCCTCGACGTGCAGCTCCTGACCCACAACGAACCGATCTTCGTCTCCGGCCTGGGCGAGGCACCGTTCCACGCCTTCATGGAGCAGTACCGCGGCCATTCCATTTCCGACAGCCTGGTCGTCGGCACGCCTTACGGCGGCGCGTCCGACGGCAGCGGTCTGGTCTACCTCGACGGGGTGACGAAGGCGACCGCATCGGTCCGCATCGCGCACGAATCGATCCTTGCCGCCGCGCTGCAGGTCGCACGCGAGAAGATGGGCGGCATCAGTTCCGGGCCGCCCGCCTATCCCAACCCCGAGATAGACGAGGACCTGACCTGGGACTCGCTGAACGAAAACGGGCTTCTGACGCACAAAACCCTGAACAACGGGGAAATCGAGGCATTGTTCGAGGGCACGCTCTGGGCCAACGACGATCCCGAAGCCAGCGCCGATCCCGACGCGCCCTACCTCGATCTCTGGATCGCCGATCTGGGGCCACGCTCCATCGCCCGCGCGCTGTTGTCCGAGGGCACGCTGCGCGAGCTCGACCGCTTCCGCGAGATATCCACCTTCGACGAGCCGATCCTCGTGGTCGAGACCGCGCGCCACGGCCTAGTCTCGCCCGACTTCGTCCGCAACACTGCGCCCGACTGGCTGGGCGCGGAACAGAACGGCTTCCCCGTGGCCTTGCGCGACGCCGACCTCTTCGTCCAGCTGTCCGATCAGGTGCCCGAGGCGCTGCACGACGGCACCGCGATGATCCTGCGCACCGACCGGCGGCTCGGCTTCGACCCGGCCGCGCCGTGGACCTTCACGGTGCAGGCCATCCGCGAGCATGGCGTTTTCCAGCCGCAGGTCGGCTCCGTTACGATCGAGGCGCAGGTCGCAACCGACGAGCGGTTCTTCGTCCGTCCCGGCGAGACGCGGCGCCTGTCCCCCTTCGAAGAGGCGATCCGCAACCGCGCCGACGACCTGATGGTTCTGGCGGCTTTCCTGGCGCTCCTCCTGCCCGTCCTGTTCTTCGCGCAAAGCCGCCTCGCCGGGCTGCGTGTCTTCACACCCGTCCGGCTGACCATCCTCGCCTTCGTCACGGGGTTCATCGGCTGGTGGGGACAGGGGCAGCTCTCCATCGTGACGCCGCTTGCCACGTTGCAGGCGGCGCTCTCCACCCGGCATTTCGCCTTCCTGCTCTACGACCCCTTCTCACTGATGATCTGGGGGGCGGTGATCCTCGGATTTCTCCTATGGGGCCGCGGCCTCTTTTGCGGCTGGCTCTGCCCCTTCGGCGCATTGCAGGAGTTCGCGCATCATATCGGGCGTTTCCTGCATCTTCCGCGCCTGGAACCGTCGCGCACATGGGACCAGCGGCTGAAGAAACTGAAATACGTGGCGCTTGCCGGGCTTGTCGCCGTGACCGTGATCGCCCCCGGCCACATGGACAAGGCAGCCGAGATCGAGCCCTTCAAGACCGCCATCACCACCTTCTTCTTGCGCGAATGGTATTACGTTGCCTACGCCGCTTTCTGGCTGTTCCTCGCACTCTTCACCTTCAAGGGGTTCTGCCGTTATCTATGCCCGCTTGGCGCGCTCATGGCGATTGGGGGCACCCTGCGCCTGCGCCGCTGGATCCCCCGCCGGGTCGAATGCGGCTCTCCCTGCCAGCTCTGCGCGGTGAAGTGCAATTACGGCGCCATCCTCAAGACCGGCGCCGTCCAGTACGACGAGTGTTTCCAGTGCCTCGACTGCGTGACGATCCACGACGATGCGCGACAATGCGTGCCGCTGATCCTGAGGGCCCGTTCCACCAAGCGCCCGCCACGCGTCACCGGACATCCCAACGAGGTGCCCGCCGAATGA